Part of the Antechinus flavipes isolate AdamAnt ecotype Samford, QLD, Australia chromosome 2, AdamAnt_v2, whole genome shotgun sequence genome is shown below.
CACAGGCTGGGGAAGGGGCAGAGCTCAGTGGGCGCCAAGGGGGAGTCGACAGCAGCAGATCTAGGACGGGCTCGGTGGAGAcacaggagaggaaaagaaaccaTTATTGCTGTCCTCCTCCCCTGGCCTTAATTCAGAAGGGGTGGGAGATATGCTGTTTAACCATCTATCCCTATCTATCTCAGTGCCTTGGGAGTCTCCCACCCCAGTCTGTGGGTgagagacacagagggacagGACAAGATGGCCCATCTCACTGTCCTCCTTGAAGCTTGTGGGCAATGGTGAGGATGGTCTTCAGGGCAGGCATGAAGCCGGACACCTCACTGAAGCTACTGCTGCCCACCACCTGGGTGTGCACTGCTAGGGCCTGCTCGTAGCTGCCAGCATCAACACATCGGGAGACCTCATGGAGCCCAGCCAGGACATTGGGAGAGAGCTGTGAAGGTACAGAAGCAAGAATATGTCTGGGTCAGTGGATCTTTTAGGGAAATCTCCAGATAGTACCAGTCCTCCCACTGTGGCTGGAAGATACAGCTCGAAAAGGGAAACAGGAGAGGTACCCACCATTCCCTCCTGAAGCTTCTCATACAGATATTCCAGTCTTAGGGCTACCTCCTCTAGCTTCCgttttgttttctgaaagaaagggggaaagctCTGTAGGTGTGAATCTAGGCAGGGACCAGCGTTGGACAGAACTTTTCTTTATCCTGCCATGGTCTGTCAGGTGCTATAGGCTAGCCCAGGGTCCTGAGCTGGAAGTCATCCTTGCTGCCCTATTCCGTACCCTGCCCAAAGATCAGAGGGAGGACAAAGGCCCCACACTGGAAACAACCTCCCCCTCTTACCCTCGGGGATTAACCTTTCTAGAACATCAGATCCAGACAGATAACAAAGTAGGGACTGAGGAAGTCATGGAGGCTGAGCAGGGACCTGCTGCTAAGGATGACCTGGAGCCTGTCCTTTGGGGAGAGGGTGAAGAGCAGGGGCTCACACGCACAGGGTCAAAGGCTGACAGGGTACAGCGCCGCAGAAGGGCTTCAAAGCTGGTCTTCAGGGGCTGATGTTCCGGGGGCATCTCCTTTTTCTTCACTTGCTCAGGTGGCAGCTGCTGTAGCTGCTGAGAATTGAGAGAGACAGGCTAGTCAGATAATTAGATCAATCCTGACAGGACAGTAAGACCCACAGAGCAGCCTGCACACATAGACAAGATGTTTTTCTCTTGCATTCCCTGAGATCCAGTTCCATGATCCCTCTTAGGAAAAGGCAGCCCTGACCTCTAGGGTCTGAATTAGCTCTCATTCTCCATAGCACACCAGAGAGGGAACTTAAAACACAAGCTCTCTAAGTGCAGAGATATTGGGGGAAGAAGCCCCCTACTCCTCCATTCTTCTTACTTGCAGACTGAGCTCTCCTGGAGCTCCTGGGGGAGCCTGACCCATGCCAGAGATGGGAGGGCCAGGTGAGCGGGCTTCTCGAGGATTGAGGGGTAGGTTTCCAATAGGAGCTGTGATGGGGGCTGGTGGAGTAAACATCTCAGGTAGCTATAACAAAGAACATAAAGGGTCACAGGTCTAGTTTAGGTCTAGAGATTTCTTGGGTTCTAATGGAAGTCTGAAGGGTGAGGACTAAGGGTATGCAACTTGAGGGAGGGGTGGGTAAGCAGGTTGTGGTCAGGGAGAAGCAGTAGAGCCAGGGTGTTTGTGGGATGGGCACACAGAGGTGTgcatgaagagaagaaaaggattaaCCTTTGTTCTTTGGAGGCCTCCTTTAGAAGCTGAGGTGTCTCTGCAGGGTTCTCGGGGCCCTGTGTGACACAGAAGAATGGACAGAGAAGCATGAGAAACAATGGTCCCCCAAGAATAGAGGTCTGTAGAAAAGGGGGAATAGGAACTTTGTACCAGCTGAAGCACATGGATATTGTTATTCATCCTCAACAGTTTTCTCTAACTGACATTTTCTAACTCTCTGAGGGCCCAGACAGTCACAGAAGGAAGAAGGACTAGAAATCAAAAGGCAGCTTTCTGAGAAAGACCAACTGATGGgggagacagaaggaagaaagaaggaacaaactGACCTGAGTGGGGATCCAGGATTCCAGAGGCTGGCAAAGTTCTAGAAACTGGAGCACCAGGCCCTCCTGGAGGACAGCATGTCACAGGGAAACTGATGGGAGCAACTGGAGCTTGGGAGCCAATGGGGGGTGGTAGACCAGGCCCAGGGGCCCAGCTCGGAAGTGAAGTGGACAGGCCTGGGGCCCCTGCTAGGAAGGTGGAGCCAGGAAATGAGAGTGTCTGGGGAGCCATGGGTGGAGGTGGCCCAGGGAAAGGCTGGGTGCCTGGGAAGCCCACAGGACCAGGGGCTTGGGTCTGCTGCACTCCCAGCAGCTGTGGTTGAGGCAGAGCtgaaacagaaatggaaaagaggTTGGTGGCTCTTCTCCCCCGACTCAGAAAAAGGAGAATGAGGACATGAGCCCAGGAATTAGTCAGAGAGAGGAATGGGAGAAGAGCCCACAGTAACCTCTCCCAGCTACTCCTCTACTCCCAGCAGCTCGCTCACCTGCACCTGCTCGAGGACCGGGAAGGGGAGGCGGAACCAGCCGAGCCCCTGCTGCTCTTGAGTCCCTTGTGCTTGGGGGTCTGGGGCTCTGATAGGTGCTTGGGTGGCTGAGGGTCATTGGTGCTGACAGCTGAGACATGAAGACCCCTGGTCCTGGGGGTGGAGCTGAGACCTGCAGAGAGAAGGGGCTCCGCGAGTGTGACAGAAACCAGGGGCTAGGGAGAAGATACATAAGGAAACAACTTCCTGCCTTCTACTGGTCGTAGGGGCTGCCTCTACTCTAGTAGAATCTACCCTGGTCCTTGGAAGGGGAAGGGTACTCTCAGGGAGCAAAGACAAGGGGCCAGTGCATGTCCTCAGCAGATGTTCTCAGCCCACCCAACACCTCAGCCTCAAGATCCGGGATCCATCATTTGCTCGAGTTAGAGCTCAACGGGACCTGCAGACTAACCCTGTCCGTTAtttcacaaaagagaaaactggggCCTAGAGTTGAgatgattttcccaaggtcacacgaAGAAGCAGCAGAACTGGGAGTCAAACCCTGCTCTTCTGTCCCAAAATGTCGGTGGCCAAGCCAGGTACCCACCGTACGGCCTCACCTGGGCAAGAGGGCGCAGTCCTGTAGCATGGGGCTGGGCCCCCAGGCCTCTAGGTTGGGGAGAGGATCCCACTGTGACccggggaaaggggaaaggaggaggctgCTGGCCCAGGAGTCCAGACCCTTGGGCATGGAAGAGGCGATCTCTCAGCTGCTGGACGAGGGGCTGCAATATCAACAACATGGAAGTGGAGCAAAGGACCCAAGTGGCCTAAGCCCATAAGtttgtccattttttctcttttcccctcagcCTCCTTTTGCCAGGGGCTTACTCACTTGAGCACAGTTCTTGGGGAGATAGCTCATGGCCGTGGCAAGGCTGCCCTGGGCTGCTAGCAGGCTGGCATACTGAGTGACTCTGTGGGCAGTGGCAGGGCCAGGGACTGCCCCCTCAGGGCGCTGGAGTGGCCCAGGGCTCCTACTAAGAACCATCACCTTCTCTACCAAGTCCTTTGgagacaaggaaaaggaaaaggacaagggTGAGAAGTCTCTATAATCGGATTAGCTTCCCAGAACTTAACAAGAGATCTCCCAAGGAACAGATGGGATAGGGAGCTTTCTGACCAAATCTTGGCCACAGAAAAAGGTTGTTTACTCTCTGTGTCCCCAAACTCCACCTTCCTTTCTATTCACCTTGCTCAGATCCATCCAAACCAGGTCAATCTCTCCTTCACTCCAATGCTGGCTACCTCACAGGCGGCCCCAAACACTGAGAGACTGACTGAGTCCCCAAAGTCTCTGGTTCTCATGTTTCTGATCCTGTGGCAGTGGACCCCAGAATGCAGCCATCAGCGCCCATCTCATACCTGCAGAGCCATGGGTGAAGAAGTCTGGTGGATTTTCACCCAGCATTCCACCAGTCGCTCCACGTTTCCTGAGCAGATATAACAGAGACAGGCTTCCGCAGCCAGTGTTTCTCCACCCTCCTGCTCTAAGCGGTTCCCCAGCATATCTGCAGGGAGAAGGAAGTTTTGCTCACATTGGAAATCCAAGCTCCCTCCTTGGGCCTCTTTCAGAAGGATGGCTGACACGCAGGCGGCCCGAGCTCCACGGCTGGTGACGTGAGAATGCTAGCTCTACTCGGTGGCAATGGCACACCTGGGACGTGGCGTGGCAGTTAGACAATGATAACAGCCTGCCTCATTTGACCAGGGAGATGAGGTGAGAAGGTAAAGGTTCAGGGGAGAGGGGAGGCTTGGTATACCCACCACAGAGCTCAGGAAAGTCTTGGGGGCCACAGTATGTCAGCAGCAGGGCCAGAGCCTCTTTCCAGCTCTTCAGGCTGCATGAACACGCCACATTTCTCCATTTCTGCTCCACCGTGCAGGCTAGAAGCTGCAGGAAGGTGGAGAGAAAAGCTGTCGGCACTGGGGACAGAGGGCACAGGGGGTGGGTGCTGGGAGGAAGGGTTCCCCACCAGCTCAGTGGCTGGGAAAGATCACGTGGGGAGGGCAAGACCCCACACTCTGACCCCACTGTACTGCCCACTGTCAGGCTCTAAGCATTCACTGTATCACACACAAGTCCCTGGTCCTTGTTTGATGCAATAGGCCCTCTCCTCCCTAATGACTGGCACATACTGAGGCAATCCTGGATTTCTTTTGGGCAAAGTAGCGCTGCTGAGTCTTCCGCAACAACTGCTCCCCACCGGCTCCGGCCAGGATGATGGCATCTGCAAACCTCTCCTCCTTCAGGCACAGTTCCACAGCATGGCCTAGTTCTCCCAGCAGCAGGGCCTGGCTTAGCAGTCCATCAGTGTCTGCAAGGAGAGGGCCCCCACCTCCATCAGACAAATCCCAGACCTGGAACTTTGTTTCTTCCCCAAGAACCCCCTCGCAAACATAGGACCTTGTTCCCTTCTCCCCCAGAAGCTGTAAACTATGTACAGAATATCCCCTGTATCTCCCAGACCTGATTCTCCCATCATCCtcaataatatatacataaaagccCTGTCCCCTTACCCAGCAATGGAAACAGCAGCCCTCCAAATTCCCCTTACTTGACCTTCTACTCAGTAACATCAGGACTCTACTCTCAGGATTCTCTCTCCATGAGGTTTGTCTAAGACTAATCTAGTCTGGGGAGGAGCCTGGAACCACTAAAATTGTATCTGGTAGAGGCCAGCATTTAGCTGGTGTTGGAATCTTTTTGTCCTCAGGCAGAAAGGTACGACTGGGAAAGGAGACACCATGTAGGCTACTACATTAAGCCTTTTCCAAGAGGAAACAGGAGAGAGCCAGCCTCCAAGaccattttaaaggaaaagttcagACTGAGACAAAGCAGGGGAAAAAGTGAATTTGATGGGAAGTGGAAAGATACTATTGATACCCAGGAAATGCCTCTAGAAGTTATACTCTCTTCCCCCATGCTCTCTATATGGGGCTAATTGCCTGGATCTGCACAAATTTGGAAATAGTTTTCCGCAGCTCAGGGCACCTTCTGTGACAGGGATCTCCAGCGGGGTCATGTTCTGAGGAACAAGCTCATCAAAGAAGGCAGAGGACGCAGCCGATTCCTCCGAAGAGTGTCTGGAGCCCTGGACAGGGAGGGAGAGGATGGCGAGAAGTGACAACCTGAGGCCTGCACTTAACAGCAGACTATTGGCTAGCTAGGGGAGCCCCTTGTGAGCCCTCATTAGTTCCTTCAAGGATGAGGGTAGAAATAAAGGGATCAATGAACTAAGGCCCAACCCCACATTGGGGCTTACATTCACCTGAGGAGCTGCAATGGGAGCTGAGTACTTGGACAAGGAAGGTGGCCCAAAGTCCCCAAACTGCCCCCCATGTGCCTGGAGAATGTCCAGGAAGGCTTCCCACCACACCTGCCTGCAGAAGGCTTGTCTGTTCCAGCAGAGGTCACCTCCTGTGGGGTGAGGACTCTCACCTACTTCCAAACCACTCCCCAGACGTGCGGCCATCTGCAGGAAGAGAGCTGTGAGCATCCTCTTAGAAGGAGCCCTTTCCTCTGCCTGCCATCCCTCAGTCTGGGCGGGGGTGGTCCTCCACTTCACACAAGGCCATGGAATGAGGAGGATTGTGGTGGGTACTGGGTATGTGTGTGCTGGGGAAACAATGGGGCTGCAGGTTATGTTCTCAGATGGGTTCACCTTCCATTGCCTTGAGGCCTTGCTCCCTCTGCTTGCCCATCAAGTCTCCATGAATCTTTTGAGGGTCTTGTCTGGGAACCTTTGGCCATCTCCTTCTGGAACCTCAGGGAGAAAAGGACCCAAGCCCAAAAAACTAGGAACCCAATTTCTGACATTCTTGACAGATTTTCCTGCTCTCTGAAAGTGGCACATGTGTCTGAATTGGAGAGCAGCTCACCTTCTCATAAAGCTCCTCCTTACTGTATCCTAACAGCTTAAGGAATTTGGTCCTGGATTCCTGTTCCAAGGTCACCTGGGGAACCATGGGACACAGGTAAAGTCAGTCATTCAGTGGTTAGACCTCCCCTGAATCACACTTAGAAGAGTGTCTTCCAAAATGTCAAGTTTCTTCATATTCCTAAAATGGCTTGGGCTGAGGTTTCAAGTGACAGGGTGAGCAAAGGCAAGGACTatctcttctccagcttattgTTCTGTTCTGAATGCATGAGAGCTGACTTCCCTTTAACTGCCCAGGGATTGAACTGTTTCTGAGATCTGCTCGACACCCTGATACTCAAGAGTCAAACTCTCCCTAGTGCTCTGTACACAGGAGATGACTAAACCCCCTTTCCACTGCTCTAAGACCAAAGCCAAGCTTCCTTAGGTGCCAATCAAGGTAAGCtccaacctccccccccccccccgctttttAACTTGGTTTTCTGCA
Proteins encoded:
- the SEC31B gene encoding protein transport protein Sec31B isoform X1, with translation MKLKELERPAVQVWSPSSQHPIYLATGTSAQQLDASFSTNATLEIFEVDFRDPSLDLKHKGALSASSRFHKLIWGNFSSGSPEGSGVIAGGGDNGVLTLYSVSQILSLGKEPLIAQKEKHTGAVRALDFNPFQSNLLASGANDSEIYIWDLNNFSVPMTPGSKSQQPPEDVSALSWNQQVQHILSSAHPSGKAVVWDLRKNEPIIKVSDHSNRMHCSGLAWHPEVATQLVLCSEDDRLPVIQMWDLRFASSPLKVLDSHSRGVLSVSWSQADPELLLSSAKDNQILCWNLGSGEVVYKLPTQNRWCFDVQWCPRNPPVFSAASFNGWISLYSVMGGNWEAQQKTQAEKISSSFSSLDPFGIGHPLPPLEVPEQVAHTNLIPPLKKPPKWIRRPTGASFAFGGKLVTFGLPSPPTQQVSQPGCRLIFISQVITESELLARSQELQEALGSGSLLHYCQSQIQRASLPSEKNIWQFLKVTLEQESRTKFLKLLGYSKEELYEKMAARLGSGLEVGESPHPTGGDLCWNRQAFCRQGSRHSSEESAASSAFFDELVPQNMTPLEIPVTEDTDGLLSQALLLGELGHAVELCLKEERFADAIILAGAGGEQLLRKTQQRYFAQKKSRIASLLACTVEQKWRNVACSCSLKSWKEALALLLTYCGPQDFPELCDMLGNRLEQEGGETLAAEACLCYICSGNVERLVECWVKIHQTSSPMALQDLVEKVMVLSRSPGPLQRPEGAVPGPATAHRVTQYASLLAAQGSLATAMSYLPKNCAQPLVQQLRDRLFHAQGSGLLGQQPPPFPFPRVTVGSSPQPRGLGAQPHATGLRPLAQVSAPPPGPGVFMSQLSAPMTLSHPSTYQSPRPPSTRDSRAAGARLVPPPLPGPRAGAALPQPQLLGVQQTQAPGPVGFPGTQPFPGPPPPMAPQTLSFPGSTFLAGAPGLSTSLPSWAPGPGLPPPIGSQAPVAPISFPVTCCPPGGPGAPVSRTLPASGILDPHSGPREPCRDTSASKGGLQRTKLPEMFTPPAPITAPIGNLPLNPREARSPGPPISGMGQAPPGAPGELSLQQLQQLPPEQVKKKEMPPEHQPLKTSFEALLRRCTLSAFDPKTKRKLEEVALRLEYLYEKLQEGMLSPNVLAGLHEVSRCVDAGSYEQALAVHTQVVGSSSFSEVSGFMPALKTILTIAHKLQGGQ
- the SEC31B gene encoding protein transport protein Sec31B isoform X2 yields the protein MKLKELERPAVQVWSPSSQHPIYLATGTSAQQLDASFSTNATLEIFEVDFRDPSLDLKHKGALSASSRFHKLIWGNFSSGSPEGSGVIAGGGDNGVLTLYSVSQILSLGKEPLIAQKEKHTGAVRALDFNPFQSNLLASGANDSEIYIWDLNNFSVPMTPGSKSQPPEDVSALSWNQQVQHILSSAHPSGKAVVWDLRKNEPIIKVSDHSNRMHCSGLAWHPEVATQLVLCSEDDRLPVIQMWDLRFASSPLKVLDSHSRGVLSVSWSQADPELLLSSAKDNQILCWNLGSGEVVYKLPTQNRWCFDVQWCPRNPPVFSAASFNGWISLYSVMGGNWEAQQKTQAEKISSSFSSLDPFGIGHPLPPLEVPEQVAHTNLIPPLKKPPKWIRRPTGASFAFGGKLVTFGLPSPPTQQVSQPGCRLIFISQVITESELLARSQELQEALGSGSLLHYCQSQIQRASLPSEKNIWQFLKVTLEQESRTKFLKLLGYSKEELYEKMAARLGSGLEVGESPHPTGGDLCWNRQAFCRQGSRHSSEESAASSAFFDELVPQNMTPLEIPVTEDTDGLLSQALLLGELGHAVELCLKEERFADAIILAGAGGEQLLRKTQQRYFAQKKSRIASLLACTVEQKWRNVACSCSLKSWKEALALLLTYCGPQDFPELCDMLGNRLEQEGGETLAAEACLCYICSGNVERLVECWVKIHQTSSPMALQDLVEKVMVLSRSPGPLQRPEGAVPGPATAHRVTQYASLLAAQGSLATAMSYLPKNCAQPLVQQLRDRLFHAQGSGLLGQQPPPFPFPRVTVGSSPQPRGLGAQPHATGLRPLAQVSAPPPGPGVFMSQLSAPMTLSHPSTYQSPRPPSTRDSRAAGARLVPPPLPGPRAGAALPQPQLLGVQQTQAPGPVGFPGTQPFPGPPPPMAPQTLSFPGSTFLAGAPGLSTSLPSWAPGPGLPPPIGSQAPVAPISFPVTCCPPGGPGAPVSRTLPASGILDPHSGPREPCRDTSASKGGLQRTKLPEMFTPPAPITAPIGNLPLNPREARSPGPPISGMGQAPPGAPGELSLQQLQQLPPEQVKKKEMPPEHQPLKTSFEALLRRCTLSAFDPKTKRKLEEVALRLEYLYEKLQEGMLSPNVLAGLHEVSRCVDAGSYEQALAVHTQVVGSSSFSEVSGFMPALKTILTIAHKLQGGQ